From a single bacterium genomic region:
- a CDS encoding ankyrin repeat domain-containing protein — translation MKKLFPLLLVICLTSIAAAQQDEVHSNIDRLSGPAAIDREDSIEEKLGFALYAGDKTEALQLVAAGANPKGSDRMGTPIIFHAIAGGHLDAVTFLLERGVDPNSRGLYGVTPLMAAVADNRVEIAKMLLARGADPSLEAEGGRTAVQLAERYDHAEMKALLGEQTTSDVPAVDDSPTTASEPAIDWDELLVGAVAAKKPDLAEKMLSHGANPNARYRYGLTPLMFAAQNDQPIMVELLLKAGADPNLRSDMGESCLHIASRVGSADIVQKLLKAGAEIDQLSDLGYTPLMMAAQQGNVAIVKVLLDAGADATMTTRLGQTARKLATSADHEDVVKLLPAEPSSGPP, via the coding sequence CCCAGCAGGACGAGGTACACTCGAACATCGATCGGCTGAGTGGCCCTGCTGCGATCGATCGCGAGGACTCCATTGAGGAGAAGCTCGGTTTCGCCCTGTATGCTGGCGACAAGACCGAAGCACTCCAACTGGTTGCTGCGGGTGCAAACCCCAAGGGCAGCGATCGCATGGGCACGCCAATCATCTTCCATGCGATCGCGGGTGGGCACCTGGATGCCGTGACGTTTCTCCTCGAGCGCGGTGTCGACCCCAATTCGCGCGGTCTCTATGGAGTGACTCCGTTGATGGCGGCTGTGGCAGATAACCGCGTTGAGATTGCCAAGATGCTCCTGGCCCGCGGGGCGGACCCATCGCTGGAAGCCGAGGGAGGTCGCACGGCCGTGCAGTTGGCCGAACGCTATGACCACGCGGAAATGAAAGCGCTCCTGGGCGAGCAAACGACCAGCGATGTGCCCGCCGTCGACGATTCTCCAACGACGGCTTCCGAGCCCGCCATCGATTGGGATGAACTCCTTGTGGGAGCTGTCGCGGCGAAGAAGCCGGATCTCGCGGAGAAGATGCTCTCTCACGGAGCGAATCCGAATGCGCGCTACCGCTATGGGCTGACTCCGTTGATGTTCGCCGCCCAGAATGACCAGCCGATCATGGTGGAGCTTCTCCTCAAGGCAGGAGCAGATCCAAACTTGCGCAGCGACATGGGCGAATCCTGCCTGCATATCGCCTCTCGCGTCGGTTCGGCCGACATTGTTCAGAAACTCCTGAAGGCCGGAGCCGAGATCGACCAGCTTTCGGATCTTGGCTACACGCCATTGATGATGGCGGCCCAGCAAGGCAATGTCGCGATCGTCAAGGTGCTCCTGGATGCTGGAGCGGATGCCACCATGACAACGCGACTTGGCCAGACGGCGCGCAAACTGGCCACCTCGGCGGATCACGAAGACGTTGTCAAGCTCCTGCCGGCCGAGCCGTCCTCCGGCCCTCCTTGA
- a CDS encoding (2Fe-2S)-binding protein — protein MGLAAGAVAVWPTTVTAQESKESPGFKELGRKKQSISLTINGKAHKVDVEPRSTLLDVLRETLDMTGSKEVCNRGACSACTVLLDGVAVSSCMTLAMDAQGHDVVTIEGLAADPRYKYIIDAFVEHDAAQCGYCIPGFVVRTADFLEQVPSPDAEQIREGLAGNLCRCGTYSKIFAAVEAAAAKKGGR, from the coding sequence ATGGGCCTCGCGGCGGGAGCAGTCGCCGTGTGGCCAACCACCGTCACCGCTCAGGAATCGAAGGAATCGCCCGGTTTCAAGGAACTCGGGCGGAAGAAGCAGTCAATTTCACTGACCATCAACGGCAAGGCTCACAAGGTTGACGTGGAGCCCCGCTCGACACTGCTCGACGTCTTGCGCGAGACGTTGGACATGACCGGCAGCAAGGAAGTCTGCAACCGCGGAGCGTGCAGCGCCTGCACGGTCCTGCTGGACGGCGTTGCCGTCAGCTCGTGCATGACGCTCGCGATGGATGCCCAGGGACACGACGTCGTCACGATCGAAGGCCTCGCCGCCGATCCCAGGTACAAGTACATCATCGACGCGTTTGTGGAGCATGATGCCGCGCAGTGTGGCTACTGCATCCCGGGTTTCGTCGTTCGCACGGCGGATTTCCTGGAGCAGGTTCCGTCGCCTGACGCCGAACAGATTCGCGAAGGCCTGGCCGGCAATTTATGCCGCTGCGGAACGTACTCGAAGATCTTCGCCGCCGTTGAAGCCGCCGCGGCCAAGAAGGGAGGCAGGTGA